The sequence ATGATAATCTAAATGTGCTTACATTAGACAGAAATAAttagaaattgaaaattaatccCTGGAGACACATAGAAAACCAACATCTTATTGGTATGATTAATATTGAAGTCCGTCACTTTTAACTAAAATCTTATATTACTTTAGAAGAAATCCAAATAAAGGTTTCTTTATGAAATTAGTAATCAACAAATTTAgaacatgataataaaaaaatgaaattgagaaaaaataagagaaaaataaataagaataatataaataaaatacaaatgaaaCATAATTGGGATGAATGGAAATAAAAGACACAAGGGAACCTTAGGCCTCTAATTAGGtggttatcaaataaaaataaaaaacacaaggGATTCAAAATTACTGTGACGAAGGGGGAGGGTATTTATTTCTAGCCCAGCAATTAGattctttatttatattcagaagaaaaaaaggaaaaaattgacGCGTTCCATAGGCTAGAAAACCCCACAGTAACTCGACCTGCTCGAAAATGTATAAATctcaaaatcattttccaaatgTCTTCCACAATTTGCCAATGCCTCCCTTAAAAACTTGTGACCTACAGTAACTTCACGAGTAAGAGTCGAAATTGTGCTTGTAGGCTCAATCTGGTCAGGCATCATTTTCCAATTTGAAATTGTGCTTTGCATACTCAATCTGGCGAGGCATCATTTTCCAATTTGCCAAAGTCTCCCACAATGTCAGGTTATTAAATGTTATAAAGTGATTTGTGGTAACATGATAACAGAGAAGACAAAACATTCCATGTTAGCGTTGCCCCACCACTATAGGACGCTTAGAAGACCAGCAGATTTTAGCAAATATTGCAAATGGCCACAGAAACAGCTAGTATCAtctaaaaacaaatgaaagatTCAGTGTCTCGCGCGGAAATAAGGCCAATATTTAATAGAACAGAACACAGATGACAAAAGAAGTGACAGAAATTTAGGTGGGGGAATCGGGTCTTTATTTCTAAAAGTTTGTTCAAGTTCCATCAGTACAAGTATAGACAAAAGATGAGTAAAATACAAGAACAAGAGAAAACCTAGGTAAATTCCTGTACCTCATACTGACCTAATTTGACTGATCCCTAATCCTACGCGCTACAGCCCCTTCTTCCCTTGCCCCCTTCCTTAAAATGATCTGTTAGACAAAGGCCTTTGATTTGTATTGTTGTGTAATCAACAACCTCTGTAAAGTTACAGACCATTAGTCTACACAGTTTTAAGAGTCCTACTTTCTTTACAAGTAAATAGAAGGTGATGGAAAAGTGAAATAACGCCACCACCGCTTCAACAAATTCTAACCCTGCTGCCTGCCTGCTACTTCAAAGATGTCTTGATGGAACACTACATTACCCTTCTAGGGTTTCAACTTTTCCCATTCATAGCGCCCTGAGAGCGGCTTCTCATTCACAGGATCAAAGTTGTACCTGCAATTGAACTCAAGTGATTAACTAGTTTGTGGGGATGCAACAGACGTTGCAGTTTAGCAAGAAAGAACTAAATAAATTCAAAGCAATAAAGCATACttctcaatgaattttttttgctgAGCCTCTTCAATTTCAGCAAAGAATTCATCCATTTCACGGGAGGTTGGGATTTGCCTTCTAGCTGCATGCTCTGTTCTTCGATAAGCTTCAGCTGAACAAGTAGGCCTGGTAGTTGAACCCGGAGTCCTGACAGTATCCGAGTCCCTTATCAAACTGCAAGGTGTGGATTCCCTAGTGCTTCTGCAGcgaataataaatatatcaatttaacaatttaaCCGTAAAGTAGTAGAATagaaacacacacaaaaaatgaaAGCATATTAGTGGCAAAAGGCAAAACAATATTTTAGGTAAGAGGTAAGAGCTAGTCTCAAAACGGCAAAAATGATAATGCTCGTAAAATCAAGGCTGACCAGCACCACATTTAAAGCCAAAGAACAAGGTTTCAAAATCACTGTGCATATGTCGATTCAGATATGAGAATATTTAACGATTCAAGTTCTAACCTCGTTTCCGCCAGAAAAAAGAAGTTTGCAGGAAATGGGAGATTGCTTAATAAGGGATATCTCTTCTTTTGATGGTTTATACAGATCACATCATTCTctcagttgaaaaaaaaattgattattttttccgCTCTACACTACATTATTAtggttaatattaattattactattattatcattattatatacAAATCTAATAGCACACGACCAGAGAAATTAGTGAAATATTTCAATcgctaaaacaataaataaaaacgtCAAATTGAGGAAAAAGAGGCGAACTTTCTGACGAATTATCAAATATCAACATTTTCTGCCAACAAAGTACTCCAACGGcaggatataaaaaaaatgaagtattcCCCTTGAATAGATTTCGtagattattttctaattaacatCTTCAGATCAATAGGAAGCATTTTTAGGATATCAGGTGAACATGTCCAAAGAAAATGGTCACACGACCTTCGATATTGGAAACATATACTAAAAGTTTTGGTAGGAAGAGAAAACAAAACATCTTTCTTCAGTGAATCCTTGAATTGGGGGGAAAATATGATAGAAGACAATGAAGAAAATACTTTCACAGAAAAAATCTAGCTCAAAAATTTCACAAGAATTGCATGCATAACTGAAAAgatcatccaaaaaaaaaaaaagagcacaaAATGTCCGAAGAGAAGAAAAGCTGTGCAGCAAATCAACCTCTTACCACAAGAATAGGAACACAACACTGAACCgttaaagaagaaaacaaaaatcccCACACTCAATCATCTTTCTGAGTTCTGACTGATATTCAGGAAAGAAACCGAATTACATTGCAGCAAATAAGGCCATGAAGTTTTACAATTGCTTCAAAAACACTTTGATCTTCAAAACACGGTTAACTCAACCGAACAAAACACCATAAAaccagagagaaaaagaaaaaaatcaatttcaaatccaCGTTTTAGTACTGTGCCCCACAGTCGTCTTCCACCCAAGACGAAATCATAATACCCCCCAAAAAATAGGGCATtcactaatttaattttttttttcatcacaaaaataataataataataatttaaatgagaAAATCCGTAAGCAGCTTTATGAGTGCAAAAATCAAAACGAATTGGGATTAAATTTGAAAAGGGGAAAACGAAAACTCACCTCTCTCTACCTTCAAAATCCAAAACATTTTCCCCGAACGACGCTTCCTGAGGCTCGGCATTCTCATGCAAAGTATTGTCCTTGTTGTGGTTGAGGGTAGCGTCGCGCTCCGAAGCGAGTCCGAGCCTGGGAGGTTCGGGGATTGGGGATTTAGGGTTCGGGTGCTTAGGGCGCTTCGGAGAGTGGACCAAAATCGGAGGCTTCTGGAGGCGACGGCTCCGGAGCTGGAGGTAGGAGTCGGA comes from Glycine soja cultivar W05 chromosome 20, ASM419377v2, whole genome shotgun sequence and encodes:
- the LOC114401184 gene encoding cyclin-dependent kinase inhibitor 4-like translates to MGKYMKKAKPKGELALVESTTSNTTTSYMGVRTRAKTLALQKSHAQQHELAATSDSYLQLRSRRLQKPPILVHSPKRPKHPNPKSPIPEPPRLGLASERDATLNHNKDNTLHENAEPQEASFGENVLDFEGRERSTRESTPCSLIRDSDTVRTPGSTTRPTCSAEAYRRTEHAARRQIPTSREMDEFFAEIEEAQQKKFIEKYNFDPVNEKPLSGRYEWEKLKP